From Candidatus Pedobacter colombiensis, one genomic window encodes:
- the rfbC gene encoding dTDP-4-dehydrorhamnose 3,5-epimerase — MQITQTPIEGLLIIEPKVWKDNRGYFYESYNTKLLADAGIDVNFVQDNQSFSQKGALRGLHAQNKPYEQGKLVRVLQGAVMDIAVDIRKVSPTYGQYFEIELSGENHKQLWVPPGFLHGFLTLEDQTIFTYKVSNYYHKESEIGVMWNDPDLNIQWSKDIPESEFLLSDKDQVLSNFRVFESPF, encoded by the coding sequence ATGCAAATTACTCAAACACCAATAGAAGGTCTTTTAATTATTGAGCCTAAGGTATGGAAGGACAACCGTGGCTACTTTTATGAAAGCTATAACACCAAATTACTTGCTGATGCAGGTATTGATGTAAACTTTGTACAGGATAATCAATCTTTTTCGCAAAAAGGTGCTTTACGTGGACTTCATGCGCAAAACAAGCCCTATGAACAAGGCAAATTGGTTCGGGTACTCCAAGGAGCTGTTATGGATATTGCAGTAGACATTAGAAAGGTATCCCCAACTTACGGCCAATATTTTGAGATTGAGCTAAGTGGTGAGAATCACAAGCAGCTTTGGGTACCCCCAGGCTTTTTACATGGCTTCCTGACACTTGAAGATCAAACCATTTTCACTTACAAAGTGAGTAACTATTATCATAAAGAATCGGAAATAGGTGTAATGTGGAATGATCCGGATTTGAACATTCAATGGAGCAAGGATATTCCGGAATCTGAATTTTTACTTTCTGACAAAGATCAGGTGCTTTCCAATTTCAGGGTTTTTGAAAGTCCTTTTTAG
- a CDS encoding DUF983 domain-containing protein, whose protein sequence is MQKTSKLYAIIHSKCPQCRRGDIFTGSLYGFNVQRTNTVCPHCGQRFEIEPGYFYAAMYVSYAMNCAEMISLGVATYVLSSGRLDFESFWLYLGVIFTGCLLLAPFNYRYSRVILLHWLSPKIKYNAYYDKP, encoded by the coding sequence ATGCAGAAAACATCCAAGCTTTACGCAATCATACATAGCAAATGCCCACAATGTCGCAGAGGCGATATCTTTACAGGAAGCTTGTATGGCTTCAATGTACAAAGAACAAATACAGTTTGTCCTCATTGTGGACAGCGATTTGAAATAGAACCAGGGTATTTTTATGCAGCGATGTATGTCAGTTATGCGATGAATTGCGCCGAAATGATTAGCCTGGGAGTTGCTACTTATGTTTTATCCAGCGGCCGTTTGGATTTTGAGTCCTTCTGGCTTTATCTAGGTGTAATTTTTACAGGATGTTTACTTTTAGCTCCTTTCAATTATCGCTATTCCCGAGTGATTTTATTACATTGGCTATCTCCAAAAATAAAGTATAACGCCTATTACGATAAGCCATGA
- a CDS encoding DUF4302 domain-containing protein yields the protein MKNIIYLMILFTGLSACKKDRIVSYEIEKSFQDPTLKFEDFKKAIAAGTDGFQMIIESKSGSICGGYIKFDGAGNAKFVSDNNASNALTPKDTKYSLNVIQTNSVLGFGKSSSFGLFAAGLAADTSYSYKMSAGDTLKLVGNTSGTNLKLIKVAKKSGDDYLAGGMSTAMSKWPTLNTFKYYFKRFTVSGKTYDIVINSKLKYVTINSLVGTSFKRFTTSYVYSSNGITLLQQFVDGTLTVSNLSDLVVSANAGTGNAGTNPFTIANASTPLVYDTGAAAAFYAGGSTAIFSGIVSWVSYTGYTIEGVQDAYGVTTIPGFNYLSFTARYQPTYDRLGFTANLALQAYGPAIPTTIKPNGTIAFSNFGSFGTAAVAIRTIVTNVTNQTVDALGYYVIQSGPNQFDLVNVKDGTIWISFE from the coding sequence ATGAAAAATATAATATACTTAATGATTCTGTTTACGGGCCTCTCTGCCTGTAAGAAGGATCGGATTGTGAGCTATGAAATTGAAAAATCTTTTCAAGATCCAACGTTGAAATTTGAAGATTTCAAAAAGGCGATTGCTGCTGGTACTGATGGCTTTCAGATGATTATTGAATCGAAATCTGGGAGTATCTGTGGTGGATATATCAAATTTGATGGAGCTGGGAATGCTAAGTTTGTATCTGATAATAATGCTTCAAATGCGTTAACACCTAAAGACACTAAATACAGTCTGAATGTAATTCAGACGAATTCTGTACTTGGGTTTGGTAAGAGCAGTAGCTTTGGCCTTTTTGCTGCAGGCTTAGCCGCAGATACTTCATATAGTTATAAAATGAGTGCTGGTGATACTTTGAAGCTTGTTGGGAATACGTCAGGTACAAATCTGAAGTTAATTAAGGTTGCTAAAAAGTCTGGTGATGATTACCTGGCCGGTGGAATGTCTACTGCTATGTCCAAGTGGCCAACTTTAAATACCTTTAAGTATTATTTTAAGCGATTTACAGTCTCAGGCAAAACCTATGATATTGTAATTAACTCCAAATTAAAATATGTTACAATCAACTCCTTAGTTGGAACAAGTTTTAAGCGTTTTACAACAAGTTATGTATATTCAAGTAATGGTATTACATTACTTCAACAATTTGTAGATGGAACATTGACTGTCAGTAATTTGAGCGATTTAGTTGTTTCTGCAAATGCTGGTACAGGAAATGCAGGTACAAATCCGTTTACCATCGCAAATGCTTCCACACCGTTGGTTTATGATACAGGTGCAGCCGCGGCTTTTTATGCTGGTGGATCAACTGCAATATTTTCAGGTATCGTAAGTTGGGTAAGTTATACCGGATATACTATTGAAGGAGTTCAGGATGCTTACGGCGTTACGACTATTCCTGGATTTAACTATTTGTCGTTTACGGCAAGATATCAACCTACATATGACAGATTGGGCTTTACTGCTAACTTAGCACTGCAAGCATATGGTCCGGCAATTCCTACCACAATTAAACCAAATGGCACGATTGCATTTTCTAATTTTGGATCATTTGGAACTGCGGCTGTCGCGATAAGAACCATTGTTACAAACGTTACAAATCAGACTGTAGATGCGCTTGGATATTATGTAATCCAGTCAGGTCCAAATCAATTTGATTTGGTTAACGTGAAAGATGGTACTATCTGGATCAGTTTTGAATAA
- a CDS encoding OmpA family protein, producing MKKISLFLFVGLFASAFTSCVVLSPQKYKSLLAKQDSLSKGWNESQLMNENLESLIAKLRKDTTGLSSALSDLKGRYSEMDNNYTKLRSNSSNEINKLSADLKKREQRLKEVEEILRKRDEATNQLKEKLQQALLGFTKNGLTVEIRNGKVYVSLMDKLLFPSGSIIIDEKGKQALSQLADVLKQQPEINIAVEGHTDSQKITNLGQIKDNWDLSVLRSTSVVRYLTEVSKVEGVRMTATGKGEFQPLAPNTSAESRSKNRRIEIVLSPKLDELYNLIKQ from the coding sequence ATGAAGAAAATCAGTTTGTTTTTATTTGTCGGATTGTTTGCGAGTGCATTCACGTCCTGCGTAGTTCTGTCGCCTCAAAAGTATAAATCATTACTGGCCAAACAAGATTCCTTAAGCAAGGGCTGGAATGAGTCACAGTTGATGAACGAAAATCTGGAAAGCTTAATTGCTAAACTGCGAAAAGATACAACCGGATTAAGTAGCGCATTAAGCGATTTAAAGGGTAGATATTCCGAAATGGATAACAACTATACAAAATTGCGTAGTAATAGCTCCAATGAGATTAATAAGCTGTCTGCCGACTTAAAAAAACGGGAGCAAAGACTTAAAGAGGTAGAGGAGATTTTGCGTAAGCGTGATGAAGCTACCAATCAGCTGAAAGAAAAATTGCAACAAGCTTTATTGGGCTTTACTAAAAATGGTTTAACTGTGGAGATCCGTAATGGTAAAGTATACGTTTCATTAATGGATAAACTACTGTTCCCTTCAGGCAGTATCATCATTGATGAAAAAGGAAAACAAGCTTTAAGCCAGCTTGCCGATGTATTGAAACAACAACCTGAAATTAATATAGCTGTTGAAGGACATACTGATTCTCAAAAGATTACCAATCTTGGTCAGATTAAAGACAACTGGGATTTAAGTGTATTGCGCTCTACCTCAGTGGTACGTTATTTAACCGAAGTGAGCAAAGTAGAAGGGGTACGTATGACGGCGACAGGTAAAGGCGAGTTCCAGCCACTTGCTCCAAATACTTCGGCTGAAAGCAGAAGTAAAAACCGTAGAATTGAGATTGTGCTCTCGCCGAAATTAGATGAGTTGTACAACTTGATTAAACAATAG
- a CDS encoding DUF2461 domain-containing protein, which produces MIKPETLAFIADVAENNNREWFAENKERYEIAKTDVLTFIDQLIPLLAAADPEFSIETQAKKCLLRIYRDVRFSKNKDPYKNNYGISFGVKGKGVNEPGYYLHIQPGSCFFGAGFWMPEASDLKKIREEIDYNTADFLEIINKESFKNTFKLSEEDKLKKAPKGYETDHPQIELLKLKSFIATFPIKDEEFLKPGIVNKLKNAFESVYPFILFLRKAVEQ; this is translated from the coding sequence ATGATTAAGCCCGAAACACTTGCCTTTATAGCAGACGTAGCAGAAAATAATAACCGCGAATGGTTTGCTGAAAATAAAGAAAGGTATGAAATTGCCAAAACCGATGTGTTGACCTTTATTGATCAGCTGATCCCACTGCTTGCTGCTGCCGATCCTGAATTTTCTATAGAAACCCAGGCAAAAAAATGCTTGCTGCGAATTTATAGGGATGTACGGTTTAGTAAGAATAAAGATCCTTATAAAAACAATTACGGGATTTCTTTTGGCGTAAAGGGAAAAGGCGTAAATGAACCCGGTTATTATCTCCATATACAACCCGGGAGCTGCTTTTTTGGAGCAGGATTTTGGATGCCTGAAGCATCAGATTTGAAAAAGATTAGAGAAGAGATAGATTACAATACAGCCGATTTTCTGGAAATCATCAATAAGGAAAGCTTTAAAAATACGTTTAAGCTGAGTGAGGAAGATAAGTTGAAAAAAGCCCCAAAAGGTTATGAGACCGATCATCCTCAGATAGAACTGTTGAAGCTGAAAAGCTTTATTGCTACTTTTCCCATTAAGGATGAAGAGTTTTTAAAACCCGGAATCGTTAATAAGTTGAAAAATGCTTTTGAAAGTGTATATCCTTTTATTCTATTTTTGAGAAAAGCAGTTGAGCAATAG